In Geminocystis sp. NIES-3708, a single window of DNA contains:
- a CDS encoding ShlB/FhaC/HecB family hemolysin secretion/activation protein: MKSINLNKKLFIFSLSSLSFFSVNDQISAQEFNFTIENNQKYLTNDLVNDNIFLLGQNNSPEVYIKNIQVKGNSILNNEINTIIEPYKNQSVTGETLKNVADQITQIYLNKGYITTRAIVENVIDEVAIIRVDEGQVEAIEIEGAKRLENYVRQRVALGTTTPLNSGNLEDQLRLLKTDPLIDNIEATLRQGNAEKQSILVIKVSEADPFFATIGIDNYSPPSIGASQMTFGAGYGNVFGFGDSFSVSYQPRLEDWTGTYNLDLYYNAPLNPMNGSLQARVSIQENTVVEGDFQELDISGESQFYELSYRQPLIRTPREEFALSVGMSYRNGQTFTFQGPTPFGVGPNDDGITRTNVITFGQDYVKRETTGAWALRSQFRMGVGLFDVTTSNRSNDPDGYFFAWLGQIQRVQLLNPDNLLIIQGDIQLSLDPLLPSEQFVIGGGQSVRGYRQNVRAGDNGFRFSIEDRITLIRNEEKFPIFQIAPFFDMGSVWNAQGNPNFSANQQFIAALGLGLIWQPINNLNIRIDYAPPLIDLIDRGNNIQDDGLYFNLKYNF, encoded by the coding sequence ATGAAAAGTATTAATTTGAATAAAAAATTATTTATATTTTCCCTAAGCTCATTATCTTTTTTTAGTGTTAACGATCAAATTTCAGCTCAAGAATTTAATTTTACCATTGAAAATAATCAAAAATATTTAACTAATGATTTAGTTAATGACAATATTTTTTTGCTCGGTCAAAATAATTCCCCAGAAGTTTATATCAAAAATATTCAAGTCAAAGGAAATAGCATTTTAAATAATGAAATTAATACTATTATTGAACCTTATAAAAATCAAAGTGTTACTGGTGAAACTTTAAAAAATGTTGCAGACCAAATTACACAAATTTATCTGAATAAAGGTTATATTACTACTAGAGCTATTGTGGAGAATGTTATTGATGAAGTAGCAATTATTAGGGTTGATGAAGGACAAGTAGAAGCAATTGAAATTGAAGGTGCGAAAAGATTAGAAAATTATGTACGTCAAAGAGTAGCGTTAGGGACAACAACACCTCTTAACTCTGGGAATTTAGAAGATCAATTGCGATTGTTAAAAACAGATCCTTTAATTGATAATATTGAAGCTACTTTAAGACAGGGTAATGCTGAAAAACAAAGTATTTTAGTGATAAAAGTTTCTGAAGCTGATCCCTTTTTTGCGACTATTGGTATTGATAATTATTCTCCTCCCAGCATTGGTGCTTCTCAAATGACTTTTGGGGCGGGTTATGGTAATGTTTTTGGTTTTGGTGATTCTTTTTCTGTCTCTTATCAACCTCGGTTAGAAGATTGGACTGGTACTTATAACTTAGATCTGTACTATAATGCTCCTCTTAATCCCATGAATGGTAGTTTACAAGCAAGGGTTTCTATACAAGAAAATACCGTTGTTGAAGGTGATTTTCAAGAGTTAGATATTAGCGGAGAAAGTCAGTTTTACGAATTAAGTTATCGTCAACCATTGATTCGTACTCCCCGTGAAGAATTTGCGTTATCTGTTGGTATGAGTTATCGTAATGGTCAAACTTTTACTTTCCAAGGGCCAACTCCTTTTGGTGTAGGACCTAATGATGATGGTATTACTCGTACGAATGTGATTACTTTTGGTCAAGATTATGTTAAACGGGAAACAACAGGAGCTTGGGCTTTACGATCTCAATTTAGGATGGGAGTCGGTTTATTTGATGTAACGACATCTAATCGTTCTAATGATCCTGATGGTTATTTTTTTGCATGGTTAGGACAAATTCAACGAGTACAATTATTAAATCCTGATAATTTATTAATTATTCAAGGAGATATTCAATTAAGTTTAGATCCTTTATTACCATCAGAACAGTTTGTAATTGGTGGAGGACAATCCGTAAGAGGTTATCGACAAAATGTCCGTGCGGGAGATAATGGTTTTCGTTTTTCCATTGAAGATAGAATTACCTTAATTAGAAATGAGGAAAAATTCCCTATATTTCAAATTGCTCCATTTTTTGATATGGGCTCAGTGTGGAATGCTCAGGGAAATCCTAACTTTTCAGCTAATCAACAATTTATTGCTGCTTTAGGATTAGGTTTAATTTGGCAACCCATAAACAACTTAAACATAAGAATCGATTATGCACCACCTTTAATTGATTTGATTGATCGAGGTAATAACATTCAAGATGACGGTTTATATTTCAATCTTAAATATAATTTTTAA
- a CDS encoding WD40 repeat domain-containing protein, whose translation MILVTLLWLEWLEYLGVLFIIIGLIISLFLQSNTLLFSAITITFLLNIINRFRLESRTKNRIGAALNIQLRRFSGEVEEINAKISDYIEKQNTLTTPPKISSNTQKSDNPIIASLQQDVESLNKSLTSIIDYIQEHKLEQRIKSLEQLYQSSQSSRKPINSSPNDIKLPDRHVLSQSQNYDIEAPPKIAWKCIHIINGHSQSVTDLIITHDSKYLLSSSWDQYLKIWSLDTGYEIDAVKASAQGVLTVSVSDFNYLDHGIVTGSLDQDVKIWSLKSEKNSLRLNLQNTLTNHTGSIHGLEIASSRQIIVSGSYDQTLKQWDLQSGDLLQSCYDKTGAINAIAIHEESGFIASGGGDGEITIWELGGERKLGLLVGNVTSLESIAISKSGEYIAGGCTDGSIKIWHLPNTMFSLFLELSPTLELQGHHGQVMDLIFNPDGNLLYSGGVDGFIKIWHPATAKELGHLKIGDDNRIFSLSLSKNGEILAAGGVDGTIKIWQQTNQNH comes from the coding sequence ATGATTTTAGTTACTTTACTTTGGTTAGAATGGCTTGAATATCTCGGTGTTTTATTTATTATTATTGGCTTAATTATTTCTTTATTTTTACAGTCTAATACTTTATTATTTTCTGCTATTACGATTACTTTTCTTTTAAATATTATCAATCGTTTTCGCTTAGAATCTCGTACAAAAAATCGTATTGGAGCGGCATTAAATATTCAACTAAGACGTTTTTCAGGAGAAGTTGAAGAAATTAACGCTAAAATTAGCGATTATATAGAAAAACAAAATACCCTGACAACTCCGCCTAAAATTTCTAGCAATACACAAAAATCAGATAACCCAATTATTGCTTCTTTACAGCAAGATGTTGAAAGTTTAAATAAATCTTTAACAAGTATTATTGATTATATTCAAGAACATAAATTAGAACAAAGAATTAAAAGTTTAGAACAACTTTATCAATCTTCTCAATCTTCCCGAAAACCTATTAATTCATCCCCTAATGATATTAAATTACCTGATCGCCATGTTTTAAGTCAGTCCCAAAATTATGACATTGAAGCTCCCCCAAAAATTGCTTGGAAATGTATTCATATTATTAATGGTCATAGTCAATCTGTTACTGATTTAATCATTACTCATGATAGTAAGTATTTATTAAGTTCTTCTTGGGATCAATATTTAAAAATTTGGTCTTTAGACACAGGTTATGAAATTGATGCTGTAAAGGCTTCAGCTCAAGGAGTTTTAACCGTTAGTGTTAGTGATTTTAATTATCTGGATCATGGTATTGTTACAGGTAGTTTAGATCAAGATGTAAAAATTTGGTCTTTGAAATCAGAAAAAAATTCTTTACGTTTAAACCTTCAAAATACTTTAACTAATCACACAGGCTCAATTCATGGTTTAGAAATAGCTTCTTCTCGGCAAATTATTGTAAGTGGTAGTTATGATCAAACTTTGAAACAATGGGATTTACAAAGTGGTGATTTACTTCAAAGTTGCTATGACAAAACTGGGGCAATTAATGCCATCGCTATTCATGAAGAATCTGGATTTATTGCTAGTGGTGGTGGTGATGGAGAGATAACTATTTGGGAGTTAGGAGGAGAAAGAAAACTTGGTTTATTAGTAGGTAATGTCACTTCTTTAGAATCTATTGCCATTAGTAAGTCAGGGGAATATATTGCTGGGGGTTGTACTGATGGCTCGATTAAAATCTGGCATTTACCAAATACAATGTTTAGTTTATTTTTAGAACTTTCACCTACTTTAGAATTACAAGGTCATCACGGACAAGTAATGGACTTAATTTTCAATCCTGACGGCAATTTATTATATAGTGGCGGAGTTGATGGTTTCATTAAAATTTGGCATCCTGCCACTGCAAAAGAATTAGGACATTTAAAAATTGGCGATGATAACCGTATTTTTTCCTTATCCTTAAGTAAAAATGGTGAAATTCTGGCGGCAGGAGGAGTTGATGGCACAATTAAAATTTGGCAACAAACCAATCAAAATCATTAA
- the mgtE gene encoding magnesium transporter, producing the protein MSDNVVVKQNDSRHELRELVSSQLQILLEQNNLEGAKALLLPVQHVDIAEAIEYLPPSKQLIAFRLLNKTEAIDVYEHLDSSVQQSLIEEFKRQEVLDIVDKMSPDDRAKLFDELPASVVSRILEQLSPEERQATNLLLGYEEDTAGRIMTPEYISLKQNLTVEETLDRIRSLAKASELIYYMYVTDASRHLAGIVSLRDLVLNSPTQTLEQIMTKDVIYVKTDMDQEEVARLIQRYDFLAVPVVDKELRLVGIVTVDDVIDILEREATEDIYALGAVQSNGDNYFQTNLFTVARRRVSWLLILLLTNTVTGSIIGAQEDVLAKVTVLAAFIPLLTGTGGNIGTQSSTVVIRGLSTDEVSDLGTVKVIFREALAGLLLGLILGILASIWAYLLPQTNKNPVVAVSVGVSLVAISVLASVSGSALPFLFKSIGLDPALMSAPFITTAVDVLGVLIYFSIARTMLGI; encoded by the coding sequence GTGAGTGATAATGTAGTGGTTAAACAAAATGATTCTCGCCACGAATTAAGAGAGTTAGTAAGTTCTCAATTACAAATTTTATTAGAACAAAATAACCTAGAAGGTGCAAAAGCATTATTATTACCAGTACAACACGTTGATATTGCTGAAGCCATTGAATATTTACCTCCATCAAAGCAGTTAATCGCCTTTCGGTTACTGAATAAAACAGAAGCCATCGATGTTTATGAACATTTAGATTCTAGTGTACAACAGTCGTTAATAGAAGAATTTAAGCGTCAAGAAGTCTTAGATATTGTCGATAAAATGTCTCCCGATGATCGTGCCAAGTTATTTGATGAGTTACCAGCTTCAGTCGTTAGTCGTATTTTAGAACAGTTAAGCCCTGAAGAAAGACAAGCAACAAACCTACTTTTGGGTTATGAGGAAGATACCGCAGGAAGAATCATGACTCCTGAGTATATTTCTCTTAAACAAAATTTAACGGTAGAGGAAACCTTAGACAGAATACGCTCTTTAGCTAAAGCCTCGGAATTAATTTATTATATGTATGTAACCGATGCTTCTCGTCATCTAGCGGGTATTGTTTCTTTACGAGATTTAGTTTTAAATTCTCCCACTCAAACCCTCGAACAAATCATGACGAAGGATGTGATTTATGTCAAAACTGACATGGATCAAGAAGAAGTGGCTAGATTAATTCAAAGATATGACTTTTTAGCTGTGCCAGTAGTTGATAAAGAGTTACGATTAGTAGGTATTGTCACCGTAGATGATGTTATCGACATTTTAGAACGGGAAGCCACAGAAGATATTTATGCTTTAGGGGCTGTACAATCTAATGGTGATAACTACTTTCAAACTAATTTATTTACGGTGGCAAGAAGAAGAGTGTCATGGCTATTGATATTATTATTGACTAATACCGTTACAGGAAGTATTATTGGTGCACAAGAAGACGTACTAGCAAAAGTTACTGTTTTAGCGGCTTTTATCCCTCTTTTAACAGGTACAGGGGGTAATATTGGTACTCAGTCTTCTACTGTAGTTATTAGGGGTTTAAGTACTGATGAAGTGAGTGATTTAGGTACAGTAAAAGTTATTTTTAGGGAAGCATTAGCTGGATTATTATTAGGCTTAATTTTAGGAATTTTAGCTTCTATTTGGGCTTATCTTTTACCTCAAACTAATAAAAATCCTGTGGTAGCAGTATCTGTGGGAGTTAGTTTAGTGGCTATTTCTGTGTTAGCATCGGTTTCTGGTTCAGCTTTACCTTTCCTATTTAAGTCTATCGGATTAGATCCAGCTTTAATGTCTGCACCTTTTATTACTACTGCTGTGGATGTTTTAGGGGTGTTGATTTATTTTTCGATCGCTCGTACAATGTTAGGCATTTAA
- the dnaK gene encoding molecular chaperone DnaK — protein MGRVVGIDLGTTNSVVAVMEGGKPLVIPNSEGSRTTPSVVGFNKDGELVIGQMARRQGVLNPQNTYYGIKRFMGRKYSELNEESKRVPYTIRRDEVDNIKIRCPRLKKEFASEEVSAMILRKLAEEAERYLGEEVTGAVITVPAYFNDAQRQATKDAGKIAGLEVLRIVNEPTAASLAYGLEKRRSEKILVFDLGGGTFDVSILEVGDGVLEVKATSGDTQLGGNDFDRRIVDYLAEAFLETEGVDLRRDRQSLQRLTEAAEKAKIELSGVSNTEINLPFITATEDGPKHIETSLSRAKFEELCGDLVSRLRRPIQRALKDAGLSPVQIDEVVLVGGSTRIPLVQDLVRSFIDIEPNQNVNPDEVVAVGAAIQAGILGGEVKDILLLDVTPLSIGVETIGGVTKKLLPRNTTIPVRRSDVFSTSENNQTSVEIHIVQGEREMAEDNKSLGRFKLTGIPPAPRGVPQIQVSFDIDANGILQVIARDKTTGREQRIIVQGASTLSQAEVDEMMNQAQEFAREDRERRDRVEKRNGAKALTDQAQRRLREVTLDFGSQFTNPYRRDIETLCTEILDSLEKDDDRRLDRSQADLQDVLYELNREVRLQYDDEQEGFFESIKKTFIGDDEDDYNPRERGAVYRNSDTNSYGSRVSPNRDYRDYDNPNNYGYGGGGLSSPRNPQRSQPTTSRSASSSRRSNDYQEEGNRGAPFYDSSSTSPRDRRYNVGKKKDIPYENDWEDDDDWF, from the coding sequence ATGGGTAGAGTCGTTGGTATAGATTTAGGCACAACTAACTCAGTGGTAGCAGTGATGGAAGGGGGAAAGCCTCTCGTTATCCCCAACTCTGAAGGAAGTCGCACCACTCCCTCCGTAGTAGGTTTTAATAAAGATGGTGAATTAGTCATTGGGCAAATGGCAAGACGACAAGGAGTTTTAAATCCTCAAAATACCTACTATGGTATTAAACGTTTCATGGGGCGAAAATACTCAGAATTAAATGAAGAATCTAAACGTGTGCCTTATACCATTCGTCGGGATGAAGTTGATAATATCAAAATTCGTTGTCCTCGTCTGAAAAAAGAGTTTGCCTCAGAAGAAGTATCAGCGATGATTTTACGCAAATTAGCGGAGGAAGCAGAAAGATATTTAGGGGAAGAAGTGACTGGTGCTGTAATTACTGTACCTGCATATTTCAACGATGCTCAACGTCAAGCAACAAAAGATGCAGGAAAAATTGCAGGATTAGAAGTGTTAAGAATTGTAAATGAACCTACTGCGGCTTCTTTAGCTTATGGTTTAGAAAAAAGACGGAGTGAAAAAATCCTTGTTTTTGACTTGGGGGGAGGAACTTTTGATGTTTCTATCCTTGAAGTGGGAGATGGTGTTTTAGAAGTTAAAGCTACTAGCGGTGATACTCAATTAGGGGGAAATGATTTTGATAGAAGAATTGTTGATTATCTCGCTGAAGCATTCTTAGAAACCGAAGGAGTAGATTTAAGAAGAGATAGACAATCTTTGCAACGGTTAACCGAAGCGGCAGAAAAAGCTAAAATTGAGCTATCGGGAGTTAGTAATACAGAAATTAATTTGCCTTTTATTACTGCGACTGAAGATGGACCTAAACATATCGAAACCAGTCTTAGTCGTGCTAAATTTGAAGAACTATGTGGTGATTTGGTATCTCGATTACGTCGCCCTATTCAAAGAGCTTTGAAAGACGCAGGTTTAAGCCCTGTGCAGATAGATGAAGTTGTATTAGTTGGGGGTTCAACTCGCATACCTTTAGTACAAGATTTAGTCCGTAGCTTTATTGATATTGAACCTAATCAGAATGTTAATCCTGACGAGGTTGTAGCCGTTGGTGCTGCTATTCAAGCAGGAATTTTAGGGGGGGAAGTAAAAGATATTTTACTCCTCGATGTGACTCCTTTATCTATTGGTGTGGAAACCATTGGTGGTGTTACAAAAAAACTTTTACCCCGCAATACTACAATCCCAGTAAGAAGATCAGATGTTTTCTCTACCTCAGAAAATAATCAAACTTCTGTAGAAATTCATATAGTGCAAGGGGAACGAGAAATGGCAGAAGACAATAAGTCTTTGGGACGTTTTAAATTAACTGGAATTCCACCTGCACCTAGGGGTGTACCACAAATTCAAGTATCTTTTGATATTGATGCTAACGGCATTTTACAAGTAATTGCTAGAGATAAAACTACTGGAAGAGAACAAAGAATTATTGTTCAAGGTGCTTCGACTTTATCACAAGCAGAAGTTGATGAGATGATGAATCAAGCCCAAGAATTTGCTAGAGAAGATAGAGAAAGACGTGATCGAGTGGAAAAACGCAATGGAGCAAAGGCTTTGACAGATCAAGCCCAACGTCGTTTAAGGGAAGTTACTCTCGATTTCGGTAGTCAATTTACAAATCCTTATCGCCGAGATATAGAAACTCTTTGTACTGAAATTCTTGATAGTTTAGAAAAAGATGACGATCGCCGTTTAGATCGTAGTCAGGCTGATTTACAAGATGTTCTTTATGAATTAAATCGAGAAGTCAGACTACAATATGATGATGAACAAGAAGGGTTTTTTGAGTCTATTAAAAAGACTTTTATTGGTGATGATGAAGATGACTATAACCCCAGAGAAAGAGGTGCAGTATATCGTAATTCTGACACTAACTCATATGGCTCAAGGGTTTCCCCTAATCGAGATTACCGAGATTATGACAATCCGAATAACTATGGTTACGGCGGCGGTGGTTTATCTAGTCCTCGAAATCCTCAACGTTCTCAACCTACTACTTCTCGTTCTGCATCCTCTTCTCGACGCAGTAATGATTATCAGGAAGAAGGTAATCGTGGAGCACCATTTTATGATTCTTCATCAACTTCTCCCAGAGATCGTCGTTATAATGTCGGCAAAAAAAAAGATATTCCCTATGAAAATGATTGGGAAGACGATGATGACTGGTTTTAA
- a CDS encoding VOC family protein codes for MVNQVIFHLAIPINSINEAKNFYSDILGAKIGRENQHAVIFDFYGHQLVGHTTKEILIPPSSIYPRHFGLIFIHESDWNLLLTRCQDHLELYQPAKLRFKEQLTEHQTFFLQDPFYNILEFKFYRHYEAIFGANHIISIGDRED; via the coding sequence ATGGTTAACCAAGTAATTTTTCATTTAGCTATTCCTATTAATAGTATTAATGAAGCTAAAAATTTTTATAGTGATATTTTAGGTGCAAAAATCGGGAGAGAAAATCAACACGCTGTTATTTTTGATTTTTATGGTCATCAATTAGTAGGACATACCACAAAAGAAATTTTAATTCCACCTTCTAGTATTTATCCTCGCCATTTTGGTTTAATTTTCATCCATGAATCAGATTGGAATTTATTGTTGACTAGATGTCAAGACCATTTAGAGTTATATCAACCGGCAAAATTAAGATTTAAAGAACAATTAACTGAGCATCAAACTTTTTTTTTGCAAGATCCCTTTTATAATATCCTTGAATTTAAATTCTATCGACATTATGAAGCTATTTTCGGAGCTAATCATATTATATCTATTGGCGATCGAGAAGATTGA
- a CDS encoding pentapeptide repeat-containing protein, with product MDSKDFSKRRGSLALALLTLLLPFVVISLLIERPVEIAPEKFDFIRGLFPSNPLLTILGMAGLLILAQTSFTKTTQKIVNILSSPKALKISLLIALTFTIIAGTGFFHAVAAAATRNENEAGSWFEAVNMVLAGAGLVIQSLLTYSLYVLTKEQTKQSINQSAAAAAANTQSFCVKLIDTILTADGVMDPRKGKINAIRGLLFSTINGIRMGSSNDLHTVFVQLLENNLTSPILLISQSNSINTDPKGNPVCCHCADPLSSSIVQVVDLGDKKIAQKLEGSILDGHILDEFDFWGAIINKFSLRNTSLVQVSLIRATFIDVDFRGANFSGAILTPSNRDRFLADEFRIRQLPDEQITPKFLGNCQFEGATMDRNLYDLLKISLGENANNALEGVIVNG from the coding sequence ATGGACTCTAAGGATTTTAGCAAGAGACGAGGCTCTTTAGCCCTAGCCCTACTTACATTGCTGCTCCCTTTTGTCGTGATTAGTCTTCTCATAGAGCGCCCTGTGGAGATCGCCCCAGAAAAGTTCGATTTTATCAGAGGGTTGTTTCCTTCAAATCCGCTTCTTACCATATTGGGCATGGCTGGTTTACTGATCCTCGCACAAACCTCCTTTACGAAAACCACGCAAAAGATTGTCAACATACTATCTTCGCCCAAAGCTCTGAAAATTTCATTGCTTATTGCCCTGACTTTTACAATAATAGCGGGTACGGGTTTTTTCCACGCCGTGGCAGCCGCAGCTACTCGCAATGAAAACGAAGCTGGTTCATGGTTTGAAGCCGTTAATATGGTACTAGCAGGGGCGGGATTGGTTATTCAGAGTCTCCTCACGTATAGCCTCTACGTTCTGACTAAAGAACAGACTAAGCAATCTATAAATCAAAGTGCCGCCGCCGCCGCTGCCAATACTCAGAGTTTTTGTGTTAAGCTGATCGATACGATTCTTACTGCTGATGGGGTAATGGACCCGCGCAAAGGTAAAATCAACGCTATTCGAGGACTTCTGTTCTCGACGATAAACGGGATTCGGATGGGCAGTAGCAATGACTTACATACAGTGTTCGTACAGCTATTGGAAAATAACCTTACATCTCCCATTCTATTAATTTCACAGTCGAATTCAATCAACACAGATCCAAAAGGTAATCCTGTTTGTTGTCACTGCGCAGATCCTCTCAGTTCAAGCATTGTTCAGGTTGTAGATCTCGGAGACAAGAAAATCGCCCAGAAGTTGGAAGGTTCAATTCTTGATGGACATATACTTGATGAATTTGATTTCTGGGGAGCTATAATCAATAAGTTCTCCCTACGCAATACGAGCTTAGTGCAAGTCTCTTTGATACGTGCGACGTTTATCGACGTAGATTTTCGAGGAGCAAATTTTTCCGGGGCTATTCTTACCCCAAGCAACCGTGACAGATTCTTAGCCGACGAATTCAGAATTCGACAATTGCCCGATGAGCAAATAACGCCCAAATTTCTCGGAAATTGTCAGTTCGAGGGTGCAACTATGGATCGGAACTTATATGACTTACTAAAAATTAGCCTTGGAGAAAATGCAAACAACGCACTTGAAGGAGTCATTGTCAATGGATAA
- a CDS encoding efflux RND transporter periplasmic adaptor subunit, producing MTASNLEKQSNPLPKQNNPLPWIFGAMIGGIILIGGFAYVSLNRSNSTTAEIDKYTVPITRKTINLEIKASGTVEPIQNVNISPKNPGILERLLVDQGVIVKKGQPIAVMDNKQLYAQGIQAEARLQEAQASVQEADLKLQGDLQVLSAQLAQASARLEESRRRIPSQIEQTRAQLVEAQSKLKLAQVQLQRNEKLLQEGAITADQFDQLANEVIVSQANVQRIVRQLEELQITEDPEIKRLEAAVGEIKISLEERKVSGKAEIEKLKANIKAVQASLEIAKIQFQDTLITAPFDGIITQRFATEGAFVTPTTSASTTASATSSSIVALAKGLEIVAKVPEIDLSQIKLGQPVQIIADSYPNEVFKGVVKSIAPEAIVEQNVTSFEVKIAVITGQDRLLSKMNVEVNFLGEKLDNILVVPTVAIVTEEGKTGVMIPGENNVPKFKPITIGTSVDDTTEILGGLSVGDRVFIDLPSDKNKKPTQED from the coding sequence ATGACAGCAAGTAATTTGGAAAAGCAAAGTAATCCTTTACCAAAGCAAAATAATCCTTTACCGTGGATTTTTGGTGCAATGATTGGTGGCATTATTCTCATCGGAGGATTTGCTTATGTGTCTTTAAATCGGAGTAATTCTACTACTGCGGAAATAGATAAATATACAGTTCCCATTACCAGAAAAACTATTAATCTTGAAATTAAAGCTAGTGGTACAGTTGAGCCAATTCAAAATGTAAATATTAGTCCTAAAAATCCCGGAATACTAGAACGATTATTAGTAGATCAAGGAGTTATAGTCAAAAAAGGGCAACCAATAGCTGTGATGGATAATAAGCAGTTATATGCTCAAGGCATTCAAGCAGAAGCTAGGTTACAAGAAGCTCAAGCCAGTGTCCAAGAAGCAGATTTAAAATTACAAGGTGATTTACAAGTATTATCAGCTCAATTAGCTCAAGCATCAGCACGTTTAGAGGAATCAAGACGTAGAATTCCTTCTCAGATTGAACAAACAAGAGCCCAATTAGTCGAAGCTCAATCCAAGCTAAAATTAGCTCAAGTTCAATTGCAAAGAAATGAAAAGTTATTACAAGAAGGTGCTATTACCGCTGATCAATTTGATCAATTAGCCAATGAAGTCATTGTTTCTCAGGCAAATGTACAAAGAATTGTCCGACAGTTAGAAGAATTACAAATTACCGAAGATCCTGAAATTAAACGTTTAGAGGCGGCAGTAGGGGAAATCAAAATATCTTTAGAAGAAAGAAAAGTTAGTGGTAAAGCTGAGATAGAAAAACTGAAAGCGAATATCAAAGCAGTACAAGCTAGTTTAGAAATTGCTAAAATTCAATTTCAAGATACTTTAATTACTGCTCCTTTTGACGGAATTATTACTCAAAGATTTGCCACAGAAGGTGCTTTTGTTACTCCTACGACTTCCGCTTCTACCACTGCTTCAGCTACTTCTTCTTCTATCGTTGCTTTAGCTAAAGGGTTAGAAATTGTGGCAAAAGTGCCAGAAATTGATTTAAGTCAAATCAAATTAGGTCAACCGGTGCAAATTATTGCCGATTCTTATCCTAATGAAGTTTTTAAAGGTGTGGTTAAAAGCATTGCTCCAGAGGCAATTGTAGAGCAAAATGTGACCTCTTTTGAAGTGAAGATTGCGGTAATTACTGGACAAGATCGACTACTTTCAAAAATGAATGTAGAAGTGAATTTTTTGGGAGAAAAATTAGATAATATTTTAGTAGTTCCAACGGTGGCAATTGTCACGGAAGAAGGTAAAACTGGAGTAATGATTCCCGGCGAAAATAACGTTCCTAAATTTAAACCGATTACCATTGGTACGTCAGTAGATGATACAACGGAAATATTAGGCGGTTTATCAGTCGGGGATCGAGTTTTTATTGATTTACCATCAGATAAAAATAAAAAACCTACACAAGAAGACTAA
- the petN gene encoding cytochrome b6-f complex subunit PetN, producing MDILTLGWVGVLSLFTWSIAMVVWGRKGF from the coding sequence ATGGATATTCTTACTTTAGGTTGGGTTGGAGTTCTTTCTCTATTCACATGGTCTATTGCAATGGTAGTATGGGGTAGAAAAGGTTTCTAA